The Algoriphagus halophilus genome window below encodes:
- a CDS encoding DEAD/DEAH box helicase, translating into MSNEALGFEAFKLNRQLLDAIAEAGYTHPTPIQEKSIPLALAGHDVLGIAQTGTGKTAAYVLPILMKVKYAQGMHPRALILAPTRELVMQIESVVKDLAKYTDLRLACLYGGLGPKTQIETIKAGVDIIISTPGRFLDIYRKNELYTKDLKTMVLDEADKMMDMGFMPQIRSILEVIPVKRQNLLFSATFGGRIEKLAHEFLEFPERVEVTPQATTAETIGQVKYHVPNIKTKINLLAKLLEEETVNRAIIFTRSRKNAEEVFHFLDRRHFGEIRVIHANKGQNTRINSMEDFKGGEVRILVATDVASRGLDISMVSHVINFDVPLIYEDYVHRIGRTGRAEQEGKAITFVNPAEEYHFERIEEIIRMKVEELPIPSGVDITNTPFEEKQAYARELDRLKQRDDPNYKGAFHEKKERKKANPFTEKAKEEKKRGNKNSKAKKNRNQLKQKNQRNKGK; encoded by the coding sequence ATGAGCAATGAGGCCTTAGGTTTTGAAGCATTTAAGCTAAATCGTCAATTATTAGACGCAATTGCTGAGGCTGGATACACTCATCCAACCCCCATTCAGGAGAAATCCATTCCTCTTGCCTTAGCTGGACATGATGTTTTGGGGATAGCTCAAACGGGAACCGGCAAAACGGCAGCCTATGTGCTTCCTATTTTAATGAAAGTAAAATACGCACAAGGAATGCACCCAAGAGCGCTGATTTTAGCTCCTACTAGAGAATTGGTGATGCAAATAGAGTCTGTGGTAAAGGACCTGGCGAAGTACACTGATCTCCGCCTTGCATGCCTGTATGGTGGGCTTGGTCCCAAAACACAAATCGAAACTATCAAAGCCGGGGTAGATATCATAATTTCTACTCCTGGGAGATTTCTGGATATTTACAGGAAGAATGAACTCTATACCAAGGATCTTAAAACCATGGTGTTAGATGAGGCAGATAAAATGATGGATATGGGGTTTATGCCTCAGATCCGATCTATTTTGGAAGTGATTCCTGTCAAAAGGCAGAACCTTCTTTTCTCAGCGACATTTGGAGGAAGGATTGAGAAATTGGCTCATGAATTTTTAGAATTTCCTGAGCGAGTAGAAGTAACCCCACAAGCCACTACAGCCGAAACTATAGGTCAGGTCAAATACCATGTCCCAAATATCAAAACCAAGATCAACCTCTTGGCGAAGCTTTTGGAGGAGGAAACGGTTAACAGAGCGATTATCTTTACCAGATCTAGGAAGAATGCAGAAGAAGTCTTCCATTTCTTGGATCGCAGGCATTTTGGGGAAATCAGAGTTATCCATGCGAATAAAGGGCAAAACACACGAATTAATTCCATGGAAGATTTCAAGGGTGGAGAGGTTCGGATTTTGGTGGCAACAGACGTGGCCTCTCGTGGTCTGGATATTAGTATGGTCTCTCATGTGATTAATTTCGATGTGCCATTGATCTATGAAGACTATGTTCACCGAATTGGAAGGACGGGAAGAGCTGAGCAGGAAGGGAAGGCCATTACTTTCGTAAATCCTGCAGAAGAGTACCATTTTGAACGGATTGAAGAAATCATTCGGATGAAAGTGGAAGAGTTACCAATCCCTTCAGGAGTAGATATCACCAACACGCCGTTTGAAGAGAAGCAGGCTTATGCAAGAGAACTTGATCGTTTGAAACAACGGGATGATCCAAATTACAAAGGGGCATTCCACGAAAAGAAGGAAAGAAAAAAAGCGAATCCTTTTACTGAAAAAGCAAAAGAGGAGAAGAAACGGGGCAATAAAAATTCGAAGGCGAAAAAGAATAGAAATCAGTTGAAGCAAAAAAATCAACGCAATAAAGGAAAGTAA
- a CDS encoding dihydroorotase yields the protein MKSILITGANIVNEGRISPGDVLVMNGRIAKIGSDLSSEAADTHIDAKGKYLLPGLIDDQVHFREPGLTHKAEIYTEAKAGVAGGTTTYMEMPNTIPQSTTIELLEEKYKRASEVSLANYSFFFGATNDNLEEILKVDPSNVCGVKVFQGSSTGNMLVDNPHVLEKIFEKCKTLIAIHSENDNIIKANLDSFKEIYGDDIPVKFHPKIRSEEACYDASSRAVAMAKKYGTKLHILHISTAKELELFDNSIPLKDKKITSEACIHHMWFSEEDYEEKGNLIKWNPAVKTAKDREAIFNAVLDGTIDVIATDHAPHTLEEKAQPYTKAPSGGPLNQHSLVAMLDFYHEGKISLEMIVQKMCHNLAILFEIKDRGYIREGYFADLVLVDLNAPWTVEKSNILSKCGWSPFEGHTFKSKVTHTIVSGHLAYEEGKFHEEKKGERISFLRNY from the coding sequence ATGAAAAGTATATTAATCACAGGCGCAAATATAGTCAATGAAGGCCGGATAAGTCCGGGTGATGTTTTAGTAATGAATGGAAGAATTGCCAAAATTGGGTCAGATTTAAGCTCTGAGGCCGCTGACACCCATATTGATGCGAAAGGAAAATATTTACTTCCAGGATTAATTGATGATCAGGTCCACTTTAGGGAGCCCGGACTGACCCATAAAGCGGAAATATATACGGAAGCAAAAGCGGGAGTTGCTGGTGGAACCACCACCTATATGGAAATGCCCAATACCATCCCTCAATCTACCACGATTGAACTTTTGGAAGAAAAATACAAAAGAGCATCAGAAGTTTCCTTGGCGAATTATTCCTTTTTTTTCGGAGCCACCAATGATAACCTGGAAGAGATACTAAAAGTTGACCCTTCTAATGTCTGCGGGGTCAAAGTTTTTCAAGGTTCCTCAACAGGCAATATGTTGGTCGACAATCCACATGTACTCGAAAAGATTTTTGAGAAATGTAAAACCTTGATTGCGATTCATAGTGAAAATGACAATATCATTAAGGCTAACCTGGATTCTTTTAAAGAAATATATGGGGATGATATCCCTGTCAAATTCCACCCAAAAATCAGGTCCGAGGAAGCTTGTTACGATGCCTCTAGCAGAGCCGTAGCCATGGCCAAAAAATACGGTACCAAACTCCATATACTTCATATCAGTACTGCCAAGGAACTTGAACTCTTTGATAATTCCATTCCATTAAAAGATAAAAAAATCACTTCTGAAGCATGTATTCATCACATGTGGTTTTCGGAAGAGGATTATGAAGAAAAGGGAAACCTGATCAAGTGGAATCCTGCTGTAAAAACCGCCAAAGACAGAGAGGCAATATTCAATGCTGTTTTAGATGGAACCATTGACGTGATCGCTACAGACCATGCTCCTCATACCTTGGAAGAAAAAGCTCAACCTTATACCAAAGCTCCTTCAGGCGGCCCATTGAATCAACACAGTTTAGTTGCCATGCTGGACTTTTACCATGAGGGTAAAATCAGTCTAGAGATGATTGTTCAGAAAATGTGTCACAACCTGGCCATCCTTTTTGAAATCAAGGATAGAGGATATATCCGGGAAGGTTATTTTGCCGATCTAGTATTAGTGGATTTAAATGCCCCTTGGACCGTTGAAAAAAGCAATATTCTTTCCAAATGTGGCTGGTCTCCTTTTGAGGGACATACATTCAAATCTAAAGTGACACATACGATCGTTTCTGGACACTTGGCGTACGAAGAAGGAAAATTCCATGAAGAGAAAAAAGGTGAGCGAATAAGTTTTTTAAGAAATTATTAA